A genomic region of Chryseobacterium sp. KACC 21268 contains the following coding sequences:
- a CDS encoding sigma-54 dependent transcriptional regulator has product MRKKEAHILIVDDDEDILFSARVWLKKFFTEVSCLSQPKNILRFLAEQQVDTVLLDMNFRKGFENGQDGLYWMNEIKTLEPQLPIILMTAYGEVELAVEALKNGASDFILKPWNNEKLYASVNLAVDISRKNKKLNQWENVSVKTNQYQLETASFAMQEVMEQITKVAPTDANVLLLGENGTGKYVLAEHIHELSERKNQPFVHIDLGSLSENLFEAELFGYKKGAFTDANQDYSGKIENAQNGTVFLDEIGNLPLHLQTKLLSLIQNRKLTRIGENKERTLDVRFIFATNENLKKAVSENRFRKDLYYRINTVELQIPSLRERLEDIPTLANYFLEKYKQKYHKSDLALNESLTNELTTYSWPGNIRELDHCIERSVILSNEKNLKLLMPQDEESDKPIVNLNIEEMEEILIKKALKKHRGNISLAAEDLGLSRAALYRRMEKFEL; this is encoded by the coding sequence ATGCGAAAAAAAGAAGCTCATATTTTAATAGTAGATGACGACGAGGATATTTTATTTTCGGCGAGAGTCTGGCTCAAGAAATTTTTCACCGAAGTTAGTTGTCTGAGTCAGCCGAAGAATATTCTGAGATTTTTAGCCGAACAACAGGTTGACACGGTTCTTCTCGATATGAATTTCCGGAAAGGTTTTGAAAACGGACAGGATGGATTGTATTGGATGAATGAAATCAAAACTTTGGAACCTCAGCTTCCAATTATTCTGATGACCGCTTACGGAGAGGTGGAATTGGCGGTTGAAGCTTTGAAGAACGGCGCATCGGATTTTATTCTAAAACCTTGGAATAATGAAAAATTATATGCTTCCGTGAATCTCGCAGTCGATATTTCCAGAAAAAATAAAAAACTGAATCAGTGGGAAAATGTGAGCGTAAAAACCAATCAATACCAATTGGAAACTGCGTCTTTTGCGATGCAAGAAGTGATGGAACAAATCACAAAAGTGGCACCGACTGACGCCAACGTTTTACTTTTAGGAGAAAATGGAACGGGAAAATATGTTTTGGCAGAGCACATCCACGAATTATCGGAAAGAAAAAACCAGCCTTTCGTTCATATCGATTTGGGAAGTCTGTCGGAAAATTTGTTTGAAGCGGAATTATTTGGTTACAAAAAAGGAGCGTTTACCGACGCGAATCAGGATTATTCGGGGAAAATTGAAAATGCCCAGAACGGAACGGTATTTTTGGATGAGATTGGAAATCTTCCGCTTCATCTTCAAACCAAATTGTTGAGCCTGATTCAAAATCGAAAATTAACCAGAATCGGGGAAAATAAAGAACGAACTTTGGATGTCAGATTTATTTTTGCGACGAATGAAAATTTAAAAAAAGCCGTTTCAGAAAATCGTTTCAGAAAAGATTTATATTACAGAATCAACACCGTTGAATTGCAAATTCCGAGTTTACGAGAGCGATTGGAAGATATTCCAACTTTGGCTAACTATTTTTTGGAGAAGTACAAACAGAAGTATCACAAATCTGATTTAGCTTTAAATGAATCTTTGACTAATGAACTCACAACGTATTCCTGGCCGGGAAATATCCGTGAACTCGACCACTGCATCGAGAGAAGCGTGATTCTTTCCAACGAGAAAAATTTGAAATTGTTAATGCCTCAGGATGAAGAATCTGACAAACCAATCGTCAATCTCAACATCGAGGAAATGGAAGAAATTCTCATCAAAAAAGCTTTGAAAAAACACCGGGGAAATATTTCTCTCGCGGCGGAAGATTTGGGATTGTCGCGTGCGGCACTTTACCGAAGAATGGAAAAATTTGAATTGTGA
- a CDS encoding ATP-binding protein — MNKQQIIWLIFILLAIVSGIFAFDFYTQSKWINFGLFTAIIIGCIILAQISALSYVQKSEKILLAIQKKDFSLFPKTEENNLVDNAVKLYYQSKEEYLSLSSYKLLYEEILNQLEIGLMILSEKNNQWEVFYVNPVFLEILQIPKYNSWELYESKTSEFYKIIEQTNYENSQEFFDISINENVKQSFSLRTKKVQNVKNRFCIISLESVQKIIEQKEKLAWNNLMKVISHELLNTLTPVNSLIQNLEYIANQDIVDKDDQEEMKESLMIINSKSKQLLNFVDDYRQVAELPKPVFKTISLTQIVESALNFLKPEFEKNQITIINFLENQVIFADQKMIERCLINLYLNAIYAVADNSERIIKTEIRTFNKRILLSVEDNGIGISNEIKDKIFLPFFTTRISGSGIGLTLSKSIIEAHKGYLNYKPLEKGSRFEMWFLE, encoded by the coding sequence ATGAACAAACAACAAATTATCTGGCTAATATTTATTCTTCTGGCGATTGTCAGTGGGATTTTCGCCTTTGATTTTTATACACAAAGCAAGTGGATTAACTTCGGATTGTTTACTGCTATAATTATTGGATGCATTATTTTGGCGCAGATTTCAGCTTTGAGTTATGTTCAGAAAAGTGAGAAAATATTGTTGGCGATTCAGAAAAAAGATTTTTCATTGTTTCCAAAAACGGAGGAAAATAATCTGGTGGATAATGCTGTAAAACTTTATTATCAAAGCAAAGAAGAATATTTGTCATTATCATCTTACAAACTTTTGTACGAAGAAATTCTCAATCAACTGGAAATCGGGTTGATGATTCTTTCTGAGAAAAACAATCAGTGGGAAGTTTTTTATGTGAATCCTGTTTTCCTGGAAATATTACAAATTCCAAAATATAATTCCTGGGAATTGTACGAATCCAAAACATCAGAATTTTATAAAATCATCGAGCAAACCAATTATGAAAACTCGCAGGAATTCTTTGATATTTCGATTAATGAAAATGTGAAGCAGTCATTTTCACTTCGTACCAAAAAAGTTCAGAATGTCAAAAACCGTTTCTGCATCATCAGTTTGGAATCTGTTCAGAAAATCATTGAGCAAAAAGAAAAACTAGCGTGGAATAATTTGATGAAAGTCATTTCGCACGAACTTCTTAATACCTTAACACCTGTCAACAGTTTGATTCAAAATCTTGAATATATCGCCAATCAGGATATTGTTGACAAAGATGACCAGGAAGAAATGAAGGAAAGTCTGATGATTATCAATTCAAAATCCAAACAACTGTTGAATTTCGTGGACGATTACCGACAAGTTGCAGAACTTCCAAAACCCGTTTTCAAAACTATTTCTCTGACTCAAATTGTAGAATCTGCACTTAATTTCCTCAAGCCAGAGTTCGAAAAAAATCAGATTACAATCATTAATTTCCTGGAGAATCAAGTGATATTTGCTGACCAGAAAATGATTGAGAGATGTTTGATTAATCTTTACCTAAACGCAATTTATGCAGTTGCTGACAATTCAGAAAGAATCATTAAAACAGAAATAAGAACATTCAACAAACGAATTCTTTTAAGCGTTGAAGACAACGGCATCGGAATCTCTAATGAAATTAAAGACAAGATTTTCCTGCCATTTTTCACAACCCGAATCAGCGGTTCCGGAATTGGTTTAACTTTGAGCAAAAGTATTATTGAAGCGCATAAAGGTTACCTTAATTATAAACCTTTGGAAAAAGGAAGTCGATTTGAAATGTGGTTTTTGGAATAA
- a CDS encoding KUP/HAK/KT family potassium transporter: MSQDSSGHFDLKKLSAVGILVSLGIVFGDIGTSPLYVMKAIINAGKSGGIISEEYIEGALSCIIWTLTLQTTIKYVIIALKADNKGEGGILSLYSLVKRFKKKWLYIVAIIGAATLVADSIITPSMTVISAIEGLELVTHKPPVVPITLVILIVIFVVQQFGTSFIGKFFGPVMVLWFLVLGGFGLVQLIEHPMVLKAFNPYYGLKLIYNSPSAIVILGAVFLCTTGAEALYSDLGHCGIKNIQASWIFVKAMLILNYLGQGAWLLSNYHEVFAGKNPFFGIMPEWFIIPGVVLATAAAIIASQAVITGAFTMFSEAMSLNFWPNQEIEYPSGIKGQMYIPKINWGLLILCFIVVIYFKESSKMEAAYGLSITVTMLMTTILLIFWFLKTRTNKIWIAFFALIYIVIEGGFFSANIIKFFDGGWMSVLLAGFIGICMYAWYNGRIIKTTFIKFVKLEKYISTIKDMKLDETIPKYATNLAFISRAKRDDEVESKIIYSIIRAQPKRADHYFILNIVNQEDPYSFKYNVEEILPGTIYKISFLLGFKRDRRINDYFQQVLAEMMEEGTIPSRSSHPSLRTHNIPPDLKFVIIDNVYINDFLLTIRDKIILNIYNFVKKLGSNDFTAYGVASHNVVVESAPLLDQKIKTEKIERVEGKHFD; the protein is encoded by the coding sequence ATGTCGCAAGATAGCAGTGGTCATTTTGACCTCAAAAAACTTTCCGCAGTTGGGATTTTAGTTTCATTAGGAATTGTTTTCGGAGACATCGGAACCTCGCCGTTGTACGTGATGAAGGCCATCATCAACGCTGGAAAATCCGGAGGCATCATCTCGGAAGAATACATCGAAGGTGCACTCTCGTGTATCATCTGGACACTGACTTTACAGACGACAATCAAATACGTTATCATCGCTTTGAAAGCCGATAACAAAGGCGAAGGTGGAATCTTATCACTCTACTCTCTCGTGAAACGCTTTAAGAAAAAGTGGCTCTACATCGTGGCCATCATTGGTGCGGCAACATTGGTCGCCGACAGTATTATCACACCATCGATGACGGTCATTTCTGCCATAGAAGGTCTGGAACTCGTGACGCATAAGCCGCCTGTTGTTCCTATTACTCTAGTCATTTTGATTGTGATTTTTGTTGTTCAGCAATTTGGGACCAGCTTTATCGGGAAATTCTTCGGACCTGTAATGGTGCTTTGGTTCTTGGTTCTGGGAGGTTTTGGCCTTGTACAATTGATAGAACACCCAATGGTTTTGAAAGCCTTCAATCCTTATTACGGACTTAAATTGATTTATAATTCGCCAAGTGCCATCGTGATTTTAGGCGCTGTTTTCCTTTGTACGACGGGAGCAGAAGCTTTATATTCTGACCTTGGACATTGTGGTATTAAGAATATTCAGGCCAGTTGGATTTTCGTAAAAGCGATGTTGATTCTAAATTATCTTGGTCAAGGAGCTTGGTTATTAAGCAATTACCACGAAGTTTTTGCAGGCAAGAATCCATTCTTTGGAATTATGCCGGAATGGTTTATTATTCCAGGTGTTGTTCTCGCGACCGCTGCAGCAATCATTGCCAGTCAAGCCGTTATCACAGGTGCTTTCACAATGTTCTCGGAAGCAATGTCGCTCAACTTTTGGCCAAATCAGGAAATCGAATATCCTTCTGGAATCAAAGGTCAAATGTATATTCCGAAAATCAACTGGGGATTATTGATACTTTGTTTCATCGTCGTGATTTACTTTAAAGAATCCAGTAAAATGGAAGCGGCGTACGGACTTTCCATTACCGTCACAATGTTGATGACAACGATTCTTCTCATTTTCTGGTTTCTTAAAACAAGAACCAATAAAATATGGATTGCTTTTTTTGCTTTAATTTATATCGTCATCGAAGGTGGATTTTTCAGTGCCAACATCATCAAATTCTTTGACGGCGGTTGGATGTCTGTTCTTCTGGCAGGATTCATCGGAATCTGTATGTACGCTTGGTACAACGGCAGAATTATCAAAACCACTTTCATAAAATTTGTGAAACTTGAGAAATATATCTCCACAATAAAAGATATGAAGCTGGATGAAACGATTCCAAAATATGCGACCAATCTGGCCTTTATCAGCCGTGCAAAAAGAGACGACGAAGTGGAATCAAAGATCATCTACTCCATTATCAGAGCGCAACCTAAGAGAGCAGACCATTATTTCATTCTAAATATCGTCAACCAGGAAGATCCATACAGCTTCAAATATAATGTGGAGGAAATTCTACCTGGAACAATTTATAAGATCAGTTTCTTACTCGGTTTCAAAAGAGACAGAAGGATCAACGACTATTTCCAGCAAGTTTTGGCAGAGATGATGGAAGAAGGAACGATTCCATCCAGAAGTTCACATCCGTCACTCAGAACGCATAACATTCCACCGGATCTGAAATTTGTCATCATCGATAATGTTTACATCAACGACTTCTTATTGACGATCCGTGATAAAATTATTCTTAACATCTATAATTTTGTTAAGAAACTTGGAAGCAACGATTTCACGGCTTATGGTGTTGCAAGTCACAATGTGGTTGTAGAATCTGCGCCACTACTGGATCAGAAGATCAAAACAGAGAAGATAGAAAGAGTCGAAGGCAAGCATTTTGATTAA
- a CDS encoding restriction endonuclease, giving the protein MKIKNNAGEIVEFEISKLENSLRNSGAEENSIKKVIDNILPNCIEGVTTREIYKLAFDELKKISNSVAARYSLKKALLELGPAGFYFEQWIARVFQNIGYKTETGQLIKGHSVTHEADVIAKKDEKTYWVECKFRNAEDTKISVTTPMYVLSRIKDISGINYNLFGTQTEFTDGWLITNTYFTKDSVAFGEYYGLRLLSWDYPKGKNIKSLVDQNALYPITCLTTLDGKQKQKLLEKKCVLVKELFNNQNLLDILELNQARKSEILKEAKELLVIKISE; this is encoded by the coding sequence ATGAAAATCAAAAACAACGCTGGCGAAATTGTAGAATTTGAAATCTCAAAACTGGAAAACTCACTTCGGAACTCCGGAGCGGAAGAAAATTCCATCAAAAAAGTGATTGACAATATTTTACCAAATTGCATCGAAGGTGTCACAACACGAGAAATTTACAAATTGGCTTTCGACGAGCTGAAGAAAATCTCAAACTCAGTCGCAGCGAGATACAGCCTGAAAAAAGCGTTGTTGGAATTGGGACCTGCGGGATTTTATTTCGAACAGTGGATTGCGAGAGTTTTTCAAAACATCGGCTACAAAACGGAAACCGGACAACTGATAAAAGGACATTCGGTGACGCACGAAGCGGACGTCATCGCCAAAAAAGATGAGAAAACCTATTGGGTAGAATGCAAATTCCGAAATGCGGAAGACACGAAAATCTCCGTCACAACGCCGATGTACGTCTTATCGAGAATCAAAGATATTTCTGGAATTAATTATAATCTCTTCGGAACTCAAACCGAATTTACCGATGGCTGGCTCATCACCAATACCTATTTCACCAAAGATTCTGTGGCTTTTGGCGAATATTACGGACTCCGATTGTTGTCTTGGGATTATCCAAAAGGTAAAAACATCAAAAGTTTGGTGGACCAAAATGCGCTCTATCCAATCACTTGTCTAACAACCTTGGACGGAAAACAGAAACAAAAACTGCTGGAGAAAAAATGTGTTTTGGTAAAGGAATTATTCAACAATCAAAATTTACTAGACATTTTGGAACTTAATCAAGCAAGAAAATCAGAAATTTTGAAAGAAGCAAAAGAACTTCTGGTCATCAAAATTTCGGAATAA
- a CDS encoding DUF2807 domain-containing protein yields the protein MQKLFLLIITMIIGLFVSSTTIKGNDFSNGIQKSETKTFNLSSFNAVKTSQAIEVEIVKSNEEKAVATSTHLSELKIEVKNKTLYIQYKPNVSLKNADTKVVVYVKDLVKAEAGNASSIKVKSVFENAEQTFESNGSGKIYADSKASVVNINTNSAGGFSGKINTKNLNVDANSASMVKISGSADNAEINVDSASSLDAKSMIIQTAKATARATSSITLSISKELRASASSLGKIRYKMLSGIKFSASRSSGGTIDSI from the coding sequence ATGCAAAAACTATTTTTACTAATAATAACAATGATTATCGGACTTTTTGTGTCCTCGACAACAATTAAAGGAAATGATTTTTCGAACGGGATTCAGAAATCAGAAACAAAAACTTTTAATTTGAGTTCTTTTAATGCTGTGAAAACTTCTCAGGCGATTGAAGTGGAAATTGTAAAGTCGAACGAGGAAAAAGCGGTTGCAACAAGTACGCATTTATCAGAACTAAAAATCGAAGTGAAAAATAAAACACTTTATATACAATACAAACCAAATGTTTCTCTTAAGAATGCCGATACAAAAGTTGTTGTCTATGTAAAAGACCTTGTAAAGGCAGAAGCTGGAAATGCATCTTCTATAAAAGTGAAAAGTGTTTTCGAAAACGCAGAGCAAACTTTTGAAAGCAATGGAAGTGGAAAAATTTATGCAGATTCAAAAGCTTCGGTTGTTAACATCAATACAAATAGTGCAGGCGGATTTTCAGGAAAAATCAATACAAAAAATCTGAATGTTGATGCTAATTCTGCAAGTATGGTAAAAATCAGCGGTTCAGCTGATAATGCGGAAATCAATGTGGATAGCGCAAGCTCTCTGGATGCAAAAAGTATGATTATTCAAACTGCAAAAGCCACGGCAAGAGCCACATCATCAATCACTTTGAGCATTTCAAAAGAATTGAGAGCATCCGCAAGTTCATTAGGCAAAATCAGATACAAAATGTTGTCAGGTATCAAATTTTCTGCAAGTAGAAGTTCAGGCGGAACAATCGATTCAATTTAA
- a CDS encoding transcriptional repressor, whose product MDTKQKELNIATIKDVLRQYLMDKGFRNTPERYTILEEIYNMEHHFNVDDLYLLMMQKKYHVSKATIYNTIEIFLDAGLIRKHQFGEKTLSTSSYEKSYFDKQHDHLVIYKEDSDKEIAEIIEFCDPRIQGIKDSIEKAFGVSIDTHSLYFYGHKKSEN is encoded by the coding sequence ATGGATACGAAACAAAAAGAGTTGAATATCGCAACTATAAAAGATGTTCTAAGACAATACCTTATGGATAAAGGCTTCCGCAACACGCCGGAGCGTTATACCATTTTGGAAGAGATTTACAATATGGAACATCACTTCAACGTGGACGATCTTTATCTTCTGATGATGCAGAAAAAATACCACGTGAGCAAAGCCACGATCTACAATACGATTGAGATTTTCCTTGATGCAGGATTGATCAGAAAGCACCAGTTCGGAGAGAAAACATTGAGTACATCATCGTACGAAAAATCATATTTCGATAAGCAGCACGACCATTTGGTGATATACAAAGAAGATTCTGACAAAGAAATTGCAGAGATCATAGAATTTTGCGACCCAAGGATTCAAGGGATCAAAGACTCGATTGAAAAAGCATTTGGTGTCAGTATTGATACGCACTCGCTGTACTTCTACGGACATAAGAAGTCTGAAAATTAA
- a CDS encoding ABC transporter ATP-binding protein encodes MINIQNLSKIYKTEDVQTNALNNVSLHIKEGEFVAIMGPSGCGKSTFLNILGLLDSASSGSYQFESTETIGTSEKKKSDIRKKNIGFIFQNFNLIDELTVYENIELPLIYNGVSSSERKKRVEEIMEKINIAHRAKHYPQQLSGGQQQRAAVARALVTRPKLILADEPTGNLDSSNGNEVMNLLAELHREGSTIAMVTHSSYDAGYASRIVNMKDGEIFSEEHSSQRKDVFEKADSKNFE; translated from the coding sequence ATGATAAATATTCAAAACCTTTCAAAAATCTATAAAACAGAAGATGTTCAAACCAACGCTCTGAATAATGTAAGCCTGCACATCAAAGAAGGCGAATTTGTAGCGATAATGGGACCTTCCGGTTGTGGAAAATCTACCTTCCTCAATATTCTTGGACTTCTGGACAGCGCTTCCTCCGGTTCTTATCAATTCGAATCAACAGAAACTATCGGAACTTCTGAGAAGAAAAAATCGGACATCCGAAAGAAGAATATCGGTTTCATTTTTCAGAATTTTAATTTGATTGATGAACTCACGGTTTATGAAAATATCGAACTTCCATTAATCTACAACGGCGTTTCTTCCTCAGAGAGAAAAAAACGTGTGGAAGAAATTATGGAAAAAATCAACATTGCGCACAGAGCAAAACATTATCCACAGCAACTTTCCGGCGGTCAACAGCAGAGAGCGGCCGTTGCTAGAGCATTGGTGACAAGACCAAAATTAATCCTTGCCGATGAGCCAACCGGAAACCTCGACAGCTCCAACGGAAACGAGGTGATGAACCTTTTGGCGGAACTTCACAGAGAAGGTTCCACAATTGCGATGGTAACGCACTCGTCTTACGACGCAGGTTACGCCTCAAGAATCGTGAATATGAAAGACGGCGAAATCTTCAGCGAGGAACATTCTTCTCAAAGAAAAGACGTTTTTGAGAAAGCAGATTCCAAGAATTTTGAGTAA
- a CDS encoding DUF5522 domain-containing protein: protein MKLNDIKENEDFYYNEQGYKVFTEKFHLKRGYCCKSGCRHCPYGYDKKTDTFIKKSK from the coding sequence ATGAAACTAAATGACATCAAAGAGAACGAAGACTTCTACTACAACGAGCAAGGTTACAAGGTTTTTACGGAGAAATTCCATCTGAAACGTGGCTATTGCTGTAAAAGTGGATGTCGACATTGCCCATATGGCTACGATAAAAAGACGGATACATTTATTAAAAAATCTAAATAA
- a CDS encoding efflux RND transporter periplasmic adaptor subunit codes for MDTKIVKKKSKLKLISIIILSGLSISVFGWYFLNQKKTYNVKLEDIQMDEVTNGKFEDMLMVTAQTQSLNSSLVNVLEGGAVKEIFAEDGQLVTKGQPIARVYNPNTEFNYLNQETGIMQQISQMRSSLLELKNQEFNQDKELLQSQNDYNTALQSFNLQKRLYDAEIGKKTDYDIALQNLNYQKQRKVIVEKGASSEKASRNSQFSAINSSINQMEKSLNILRSNKNNFLIMSPVSGRLSSFNISLGQNLTSGESIGKVDLMGGYKLIAKVDEYYINKLINGIKGNLESNAKQFDVIITKILPEVKDGQFSVELNFVDVKPENLKIGMTFGVKLKLSADTQSMMIPKGNFYKDTNGKWIFVVKGNKAEKRSISLGRENQMYYEVVSGLKQGETVITSDYTELKKYEILDIQK; via the coding sequence ATGGATACGAAAATAGTAAAAAAGAAATCTAAACTAAAATTAATATCGATTATCATTCTTTCTGGTTTGTCGATTTCAGTTTTTGGCTGGTACTTTTTGAATCAGAAAAAAACTTATAATGTAAAGTTGGAGGATATTCAAATGGATGAAGTGACGAATGGAAAGTTTGAAGATATGTTGATGGTGACGGCGCAAACGCAATCTCTCAATTCTTCCCTAGTGAATGTTCTGGAAGGTGGCGCGGTGAAAGAAATCTTTGCGGAAGATGGACAACTGGTAACGAAAGGACAGCCTATCGCAAGAGTTTACAATCCGAATACAGAATTCAATTATCTGAATCAGGAAACGGGAATTATGCAACAAATCAGTCAGATGAGAAGTTCGCTTTTGGAATTGAAGAATCAGGAATTCAATCAGGATAAAGAGTTGCTTCAGTCTCAAAATGATTACAACACAGCTTTGCAATCCTTCAATCTTCAGAAAAGATTGTACGATGCGGAAATCGGAAAGAAAACCGATTATGATATCGCTTTACAAAATCTGAATTATCAAAAACAAAGAAAAGTGATTGTGGAAAAAGGCGCTTCCAGTGAAAAGGCTTCCAGAAATTCTCAGTTTTCCGCCATTAATAGTTCCATTAATCAAATGGAAAAAAGTCTGAATATTCTTCGTTCCAACAAAAATAATTTCCTGATAATGTCGCCGGTTTCTGGAAGATTGTCATCATTTAATATTTCATTAGGACAAAATCTGACGAGTGGAGAAAGCATTGGAAAAGTCGATTTGATGGGCGGTTATAAGCTGATTGCAAAAGTGGATGAGTATTATATCAATAAATTAATCAACGGCATCAAAGGAAATCTGGAAAGCAATGCGAAACAGTTTGATGTGATTATTACCAAGATTCTTCCGGAAGTGAAAGACGGACAATTTTCTGTGGAACTTAATTTCGTTGATGTAAAACCTGAAAATCTGAAAATCGGAATGACGTTCGGAGTTAAACTGAAATTGTCTGCTGACACGCAAAGTATGATGATTCCAAAAGGAAATTTCTACAAAGACACCAACGGAAAATGGATTTTCGTAGTAAAAGGAAACAAAGCTGAAAAGCGAAGCATCAGTCTGGGAAGAGAAAATCAAATGTATTACGAAGTGGTTTCCGGACTGAAACAGGGTGAAACGGTCATTACATCAGATTACACTGAACTGAAGAAATATGAGATTTTAGATATTCAAAAATAA
- a CDS encoding DUF4136 domain-containing protein gives MKKYFFILLATVSLGVTSCSPFNVKSDYAATANFANYKTYLLRTDDLKLNDIDKDRVLNELSKQLQAKTLTSAQNPDLIINVKASHKKVQDVTTSYGGGFGWGRPWGWGGGFGMGNTWTNNYNSGTIVVDIVDAKTQKLVWQGIGSGLSVDSPKSKQRQIPEIVAEIMKNYPPQKGK, from the coding sequence ATGAAAAAATATTTCTTCATATTACTGGCAACAGTTTCTCTGGGCGTGACTTCTTGCAGCCCTTTCAACGTGAAATCTGACTATGCAGCGACGGCAAATTTTGCCAACTACAAAACGTATTTGCTGAGAACAGACGACTTGAAACTGAACGATATCGACAAAGACAGAGTTTTGAACGAATTGTCCAAACAATTGCAAGCGAAAACTTTGACGTCGGCTCAGAATCCTGATTTGATTATCAATGTGAAAGCTTCGCACAAGAAAGTGCAGGATGTGACGACTTCTTACGGCGGCGGTTTCGGCTGGGGACGACCTTGGGGCTGGGGCGGTGGTTTCGGAATGGGAAATACCTGGACGAACAATTACAACAGTGGAACCATCGTAGTGGACATCGTGGATGCGAAAACCCAGAAATTGGTTTGGCAGGGCATCGGAAGCGGACTTTCTGTAGATTCGCCGAAGTCTAAACAAAGACAAATCCCGGAAATCGTAGCAGAGATAATGAAAAATTATCCGCCACAGAAAGGAAAATAG